The proteins below are encoded in one region of Clostridium pasteurianum DSM 525 = ATCC 6013:
- a CDS encoding sulfite exporter TauE/SafE family protein, which translates to MTQFLQIHNNLAANLFQNPTFHQINPSVLILLCVFGFIAAAVDSIAGGGGLISLPAFLLAGLPARLALGTNKFCSTSGTLMSSFQYNKNSKINFQLVKYLAPFTLVGAALGVLTVLNINETFMHTIVLIAILLVGIFSLLSKSRGLSNNFKGLTGKNITLGILLAFSIGFYDGFLGPGTGSFLIFGFISIFGFDYINAGGNAKFLNLVSNLASLILFALNGQVNYILGIPVAICMIFGARLGTKLALLKGSKIIKPIFITMSFAVAVKMLVSLFN; encoded by the coding sequence ATGACACAATTTTTACAAATCCATAACAATTTAGCTGCTAACTTATTTCAAAATCCCACATTTCATCAAATAAATCCAAGTGTCTTAATACTATTATGCGTATTTGGATTTATTGCGGCAGCTGTAGACTCTATTGCTGGCGGCGGCGGATTAATAAGCCTTCCTGCATTTTTACTAGCCGGACTACCTGCGAGGTTAGCTCTAGGTACCAATAAATTTTGTTCTACTTCTGGTACTTTAATGAGTTCTTTTCAATACAACAAAAATAGCAAAATAAATTTTCAATTAGTAAAATATTTGGCTCCTTTTACTCTTGTTGGAGCTGCCCTTGGAGTTTTAACTGTACTAAATATAAATGAAACTTTTATGCATACTATTGTGCTTATAGCAATTTTACTTGTAGGAATTTTTAGCCTTTTATCAAAGTCAAGAGGACTTTCAAATAATTTTAAAGGATTAACCGGAAAAAATATTACTCTTGGAATTTTATTAGCTTTTTCCATAGGTTTTTATGATGGATTTTTGGGACCTGGCACTGGCTCTTTTCTAATTTTTGGCTTCATAAGTATCTTTGGATTTGATTATATTAATGCGGGAGGAAATGCTAAATTTTTAAATTTAGTAAGCAATCTAGCTTCTCTCATATTATTTGCATTAAATGGACAAGTAAATTATATTTTGGGAATTCCAGTTGCTATATGTATGATTTTTGGAGCAAGATTAGGTACAAAGCTTGCTCTCCTTAAAGGCTCAAAGATAATAAAACCTATATTTATTACCATGTCCTTTGCAGTAGCTGTAAAAATGTTAGTTTCCCTATTTAATTAA
- the ilvD gene encoding dihydroxy-acid dehydratase translates to MRSDSARKGLEKAPHRSLFKALGFIDEEMERPLIGIASSYSEIIPGHMNLDKVVQAVKDGVRMAGGVPVTFGTIGVCDGISMNHKGMSYSLPSRQLIADSVEIVASAHAFDGIVLVPNCDKVVPGMMMAAARLDIPAIVISGGPMLAGNTCGKATDLSGVFEAVGAVKAGNMTEEELSELENTACPTCGSCSGMYTANSMNCLSEVLGLALPYNGTIPAVYSERLRLAKTSGMKIVDLVKKGLTPSKILTEEAFMNAITADMALGCSTNSLLHLPAIANEVGITIDFDRVNEISERTPDFCKLSPAGHHHIEDFHFAGGIPALINSLIDRELINENCLTVTGKTVYENVKNAKVRNNDVIRYDHPYSATGGLVVLKGTLAPDGAVVKKAAVAEEMLQHKGPARVYDSEEEVSKAILGGEINHGDVVVIRFEGPKGGPGMREMLSPTSLLAGMGMDKTVALITDGRFSGATRGASIGHVSPEAALGGPIAYVQEGDIIEIDMVKKTLNLLVDEEELKKRTPKTKEKEVKGYLKRYAKGVSSADKGAIFER, encoded by the coding sequence ATGAGATCGGATTCAGCTAGAAAGGGTTTAGAAAAAGCCCCACATAGATCACTTTTTAAAGCCTTAGGTTTTATAGATGAAGAAATGGAAAGACCACTTATTGGTATTGCAAGTTCCTATAGTGAAATAATACCAGGTCATATGAATTTAGATAAAGTTGTACAAGCGGTAAAAGATGGAGTAAGAATGGCTGGAGGAGTTCCAGTAACTTTTGGAACTATAGGTGTTTGTGATGGTATATCCATGAATCATAAGGGTATGAGTTATTCATTACCTTCAAGACAGTTAATTGCAGATAGCGTAGAAATAGTTGCAAGTGCCCATGCCTTTGATGGTATAGTACTTGTACCTAATTGTGATAAGGTTGTTCCAGGAATGATGATGGCGGCAGCGAGACTTGATATTCCTGCAATAGTTATAAGTGGTGGGCCAATGCTTGCAGGTAATACTTGTGGTAAAGCTACAGACTTAAGCGGAGTATTTGAAGCAGTAGGAGCTGTAAAAGCAGGAAATATGACTGAAGAGGAACTTTCAGAACTTGAAAATACAGCTTGTCCTACATGTGGCTCCTGTTCAGGTATGTATACAGCTAATTCTATGAATTGTCTTTCAGAAGTTCTTGGACTTGCCCTTCCTTATAATGGAACAATACCAGCAGTATACTCTGAAAGATTAAGATTGGCTAAGACTTCTGGAATGAAAATAGTAGACCTTGTAAAAAAAGGTTTAACACCATCAAAAATACTTACTGAAGAAGCTTTTATGAATGCTATAACAGCAGATATGGCTCTTGGATGTTCTACAAACTCTCTACTTCATTTACCAGCTATAGCTAATGAAGTTGGAATAACTATCGATTTCGATAGAGTAAATGAAATAAGTGAGAGAACACCAGATTTTTGTAAGTTAAGTCCTGCTGGGCATCATCATATTGAAGATTTCCATTTTGCAGGAGGAATACCTGCATTAATTAATTCATTAATCGACAGAGAATTAATTAATGAAAATTGCTTGACAGTTACAGGTAAAACTGTCTATGAAAATGTGAAAAATGCAAAAGTAAGAAATAATGATGTAATAAGATATGATCATCCTTATAGCGCTACTGGCGGTCTTGTAGTATTAAAGGGAACTCTAGCTCCCGATGGTGCTGTAGTTAAAAAAGCAGCAGTGGCAGAGGAAATGCTTCAGCATAAAGGACCAGCCAGGGTATATGATAGTGAAGAAGAGGTTTCAAAGGCTATACTTGGCGGAGAAATTAATCATGGAGATGTAGTAGTTATAAGATTTGAAGGACCAAAGGGTGGTCCCGGTATGAGGGAAATGCTTTCGCCTACATCTTTACTTGCAGGTATGGGTATGGATAAAACCGTAGCACTTATAACAGATGGAAGATTTTCTGGAGCTACAAGAGGGGCATCTATTGGACATGTATCACCAGAAGCTGCTCTTGGTGGACCTATTGCCTATGTTCAGGAAGGCGACATCATAGAAATTGATATGGTTAAGAAAACTTTAAATCTTCTAGTAGATGAAGAAGAGCTTAAAAAGAGAACTCCTAAAACTAAGGAAAAGGAAGTTAAGGGATATCTAAAGAGATATGCTAAAGGAGTTTCATCAGCAGATAAGGGTGCCATATTTGAAAGATAG